A genome region from Labilibaculum antarcticum includes the following:
- the sov gene encoding T9SS outer membrane translocon Sov/SprA, giving the protein MLICSAFGSNYSMNTRNLNSELELQIIQQQDTTKQTNRKSGDVVNLKSPFHKDNPDAKDNSLRYPFDDVNDNQEFGSQKQSPLYLKDPQNIITSIKYDPVSGNYILVTRIGDVDYRRPISMTAQEYKEYEAEKSLRDYWMERSRDDGSLGGDELVPDLKLGGQFVDKIFGSNTISIKPQGSAELTFGINTTKVENPTLPVNLRKTTSFDFDEKIQMNVTGTVGEKLKMDVNYNTEATFDFENQMRLEYSGDEDEIIKKIEAGNVSMPISNTLITGGQNLFGVKAQLQFGKLSVTSVFSQQKGETSVVEMENGAQENEFEISVDKYEANRHFFLSKYFYDHYDQSLQNLPVVNSAVSINKVEVWVTNKSSNFQDSRNLVAYFDLGEDASNISNSSLFSQTGTGTLPNNELNDLYQQMNTAYSGIRDINQVTSTLSPLAPGFVSGTDYEKVENARKLSESEYSVNEKLGYISLNQALNADEVLAVSFEYIYRGQVFRVGEFTSDGVSAPQTLIMKLLKGTNLSPQMPTWKLMMKNIYNIGAYQVNPEDFILNVLYQNDNAGTAVNYLQEGDIKNKILLEVLNVDNLNSQLDPGADGMFDFIDGITIYSTNGRIIFPEIEPFGSYLRAKIGNDAIADKYVFEELYSLTQNDAQQIAEKNKYSLKGSYKSSTSSEISLNALNVEPGSVSVKAGGRELVENIDYTVDYTLGRVKIINQSLLESSTPISISSENNSLFNIQTKTLMGVQMDYQFNDDFNLGATMMHLSEQPLTQKVNIGDEPISNTIWGLNGSYRTESQFLTRMVDKIPFIETKEPSSIAVEGEFAQLVPGHNKAIGSSGTAYIDDFEGTETSIDMKSLSSWVLASTPQNNDLLFPEGNLNNDLAYGFNRAKLAWYVIDPLFLRNSSATPGHIKSDKEQQSNHFVREIFEEEIWPNKERASGVPTNISVLNMAYYPEEKGPYNFDVDGQAGISQGMNSDGSLKVPESRWGGVMRKIETNDFEAANIAYVEFWMMDPFVYDPDHKGGDLYFNLGNVSEDILRDSRKSFENGLPTDEVVTLVDSTKWGRVPLVQSLVNAFDNNTNSRRYQDVGLDGLSSNDELSYYQEYIQAISISTNLGTGSPAYVLAQNDPSSDDYHYFRGADYDSEELSILERYKKYNGPEGNSPTSELSGSSYPTSATTLPDVEDINHDNTLSETEAYYQYKVHLAPTEMQVGQNFIVDKVTSNVDLANGTDGIVDWYQFKIPVDEFEDIYGNISDFTSIRFMRMFMKDFEEDVVLRFATLDLVRDDWRRYEQSINEDELDFSTSDAGFDITAVNIEENASKQPVNYILPPGIDRVVDPSNPQLIQLNEQAILLKVTDLENGKGKGAYKTLNMDIRKYGKLKMDVHAEEIEGFAVRDEEVSVFIRLGSDYQDNYYEYEIPLKLTSPGLYNGDNEDDRLAVWPDENRFDFNLRLFQTIKQLRNDAMREVGSTIEYSTGYNLSVGELSSDADPLHDGHIVRIKGNPNLANVKTVMVGIKNPTNDVTGSDDNLPKSAEVWLNELRLTDFDEDGGWAANLRVTTKLADFGTVTWAGSKITSGFGGIEDGVNDRYKDDIFQYDLSASFELGKFFPEKSGVRIPLYYAISEETISPEYNPLDPDIPLDVALENAASKTERDSIEKMSQEYTKRKSFNLTNVRIEKAEGKPKLFDVSNLSLTYSYNETYSRDVNTVRDLEKNYRGVISYNYNNRPKNVQPFKRVKAFQKPAFRLLKDFNFYYLPTQLSFRSDIQRYYREIEKRNIEEPGLKIKPTFDKDFIWYRYYDLKYNLTKGLKFDFSATNTSRIDEPDGIVDKDRDRDTYNIWKDSIWNNVMDGGRNIQYHHNFNLTYTVPINKIPWFNWTSVTARYAGAYDWNAGAITADTIELGNTIRNSNNIQVNGQLNLVNLYNKIGILKKINRKYSSNRKYKKKTENFKKVNFESTVDELKAGIPTSIYHKLSTEDISIKVYDTQGKEVAVKVKSVTGNRAKITASENVKNVRVRVNGKLSESSNVFEAIGENILRVVMSVRNISINYSEINSTTLPGYLPQTNYFGGEAYNGTKAPGFNFLIGNQDTNFARSAAEKGWITNDEALNEPYVMSHTQNLTIRSTVEPVKGLKIDLTANRNYSKNRSEYYLYDSGNDSFSAENLVKSGNFSMSFLSLKSAFFTIGNTGDYSSVYFDEFLENRKLESSRLAEKRYGDSFESYSLLDDKGENTGFYEGYGSTSQEVLIPAFLKAYGNGGKGYNKLFPTISRMQPNWRVTFEGLSKLPLIKRYFKSINLSHSYNATYNVGSYNTNLTYEEGDDGFSIIQDMADNFLPLYEANSISINEQFNPLINIDMIWKNNISTSFEIKRTRNLILGLSNTQLTEVASNEMIFGLGYRFDDFGMIIGSGSKQKKYKSDLSLRGDLSIRKNNTIIRKIVDEVNQLTSGQKVVTVKVSADYVLSNRFNLRLYYDRIVNTPYVSLSYPTTTTEFGASIRFTLSN; this is encoded by the coding sequence ATGTTGATCTGTAGTGCTTTTGGAAGTAATTACAGTATGAATACCCGCAACTTAAATTCGGAATTAGAACTTCAAATAATTCAACAACAGGATACTACCAAACAGACGAACAGAAAGTCGGGGGACGTAGTTAATTTGAAATCACCGTTTCACAAAGATAATCCAGATGCAAAAGACAATTCGCTACGTTATCCATTTGATGATGTAAACGATAATCAAGAGTTTGGTTCTCAAAAACAATCCCCTTTATATCTAAAGGATCCACAAAATATTATAACCTCAATTAAATACGATCCTGTTAGTGGGAATTACATATTGGTGACTAGGATTGGTGATGTTGATTATCGTCGTCCTATTAGTATGACTGCCCAAGAGTATAAAGAATATGAAGCCGAGAAATCTCTTCGTGATTATTGGATGGAACGAAGCCGAGATGATGGATCTTTAGGAGGAGACGAATTAGTGCCTGATTTAAAATTAGGGGGGCAATTTGTCGATAAAATCTTTGGAAGCAATACTATCTCTATAAAACCTCAAGGTTCAGCAGAACTAACTTTTGGTATCAATACAACCAAAGTCGAAAATCCAACCCTTCCTGTAAATCTTCGAAAAACAACCAGTTTCGATTTTGATGAAAAAATTCAAATGAATGTAACTGGTACTGTTGGAGAGAAGTTGAAGATGGATGTGAATTACAATACTGAAGCAACTTTTGATTTTGAAAATCAAATGAGATTGGAGTATTCTGGAGATGAAGATGAAATTATTAAGAAAATTGAAGCAGGTAATGTTTCAATGCCAATCTCGAATACACTGATCACTGGTGGACAAAACTTGTTTGGAGTAAAGGCCCAATTGCAATTTGGTAAGCTATCTGTTACCTCTGTTTTCTCACAACAAAAAGGAGAAACCAGTGTTGTCGAGATGGAGAATGGAGCTCAAGAAAATGAATTTGAGATTTCGGTAGATAAATATGAGGCCAATCGACATTTCTTTCTTTCAAAATATTTTTACGATCATTACGATCAATCTCTTCAAAACCTTCCGGTAGTTAACTCAGCAGTTTCAATCAATAAAGTTGAAGTTTGGGTGACTAATAAATCCTCTAATTTTCAGGATTCTCGTAACCTTGTTGCTTATTTTGATTTGGGTGAAGATGCGTCGAATATATCTAACTCGTCTCTATTTTCTCAAACAGGAACGGGAACTTTGCCAAATAATGAATTGAATGATCTGTATCAACAAATGAATACTGCTTATTCAGGTATTAGAGACATTAATCAGGTTACGAGTACCTTATCACCATTAGCTCCTGGTTTTGTGAGTGGAACTGATTACGAGAAAGTTGAAAATGCCCGCAAACTATCTGAATCAGAATATTCCGTGAACGAAAAATTGGGGTATATTTCCTTAAATCAGGCATTAAATGCTGATGAAGTTTTAGCTGTTTCGTTTGAATATATATACAGAGGTCAAGTGTTTAGAGTCGGTGAATTTACCAGCGATGGAGTTAGTGCTCCGCAAACTCTCATCATGAAATTACTGAAAGGAACCAATCTGAGTCCGCAAATGCCAACTTGGAAGTTGATGATGAAGAATATTTACAACATTGGCGCATATCAAGTTAATCCCGAGGATTTTATTTTGAATGTATTGTATCAAAATGATAATGCAGGAACTGCTGTAAATTATTTACAGGAAGGTGATATTAAAAATAAAATTCTACTTGAAGTATTAAATGTTGATAATCTGAATTCACAATTGGATCCAGGTGCAGATGGTATGTTTGATTTTATCGATGGAATTACAATTTATTCAACGAACGGAAGAATTATATTTCCTGAAATTGAACCTTTTGGTAGCTATTTAAGAGCTAAGATTGGTAATGATGCAATTGCTGATAAATATGTGTTTGAGGAACTTTATAGCTTAACACAAAATGATGCACAGCAAATTGCAGAAAAAAACAAATATAGTTTAAAGGGTAGTTATAAATCATCCACGAGCTCAGAGATTTCTTTGAATGCTTTAAATGTGGAACCGGGTTCGGTAAGTGTTAAAGCAGGTGGTCGGGAATTAGTTGAGAATATTGATTATACTGTTGATTATACATTAGGAAGGGTCAAAATCATTAATCAAAGTCTATTGGAATCCAGTACTCCAATTTCTATTTCATCAGAAAATAATTCTTTATTTAATATTCAAACTAAAACCTTAATGGGTGTTCAAATGGATTATCAGTTTAATGATGATTTTAATTTGGGTGCTACAATGATGCACCTTTCAGAACAGCCACTTACTCAGAAAGTGAATATTGGAGATGAACCAATTTCAAATACTATTTGGGGTTTGAATGGTAGTTATAGAACCGAGTCCCAATTTTTGACTCGGATGGTGGATAAAATTCCATTTATCGAGACCAAAGAGCCTTCGTCAATTGCGGTTGAAGGTGAATTTGCGCAATTGGTGCCAGGACACAACAAAGCAATTGGAAGTTCAGGAACAGCTTATATCGACGATTTTGAGGGAACAGAAACTTCTATTGATATGAAGAGTTTGAGCTCTTGGGTTTTGGCCAGTACCCCACAAAATAATGATCTTTTGTTTCCAGAAGGAAATTTGAATAATGATTTGGCATATGGTTTCAACCGTGCGAAATTAGCTTGGTACGTAATTGACCCACTATTCTTAAGAAATAGTTCTGCTACACCCGGACACATTAAGTCTGATAAAGAACAGCAATCGAATCATTTTGTTAGAGAGATATTTGAAGAAGAAATTTGGCCGAATAAGGAGAGAGCCTCTGGAGTTCCTACTAATATTTCGGTATTGAATATGGCATATTACCCTGAAGAAAAAGGGCCTTATAATTTTGATGTCGATGGACAAGCTGGTATTTCTCAAGGTATGAATTCAGATGGTAGTTTGAAAGTTCCTGAATCGAGATGGGGTGGTGTGATGAGAAAAATTGAAACCAACGATTTTGAAGCTGCAAATATTGCTTATGTGGAGTTTTGGATGATGGATCCATTTGTATATGATCCAGATCATAAAGGGGGAGATTTGTATTTTAACCTTGGTAATGTTTCGGAAGATATATTGAGAGATTCGCGTAAATCATTTGAGAATGGATTACCAACTGACGAGGTGGTGACTTTGGTAGATAGTACAAAATGGGGACGAGTTCCATTGGTTCAGTCTTTGGTTAATGCTTTTGATAACAATACCAACTCTAGAAGATATCAGGATGTTGGATTGGATGGTTTAAGTTCGAATGATGAGCTGAGCTATTATCAAGAATACATTCAGGCAATTAGTATTTCAACAAATCTGGGAACTGGTTCGCCAGCATATGTTTTGGCTCAAAATGACCCTTCCAGTGATGATTATCATTATTTTAGAGGTGCTGATTACGATAGTGAAGAACTGAGCATTTTGGAGCGGTATAAGAAATATAATGGCCCTGAAGGTAACTCACCAACCTCTGAACTTTCTGGAAGTTCTTATCCTACATCTGCAACCACATTGCCCGATGTGGAGGATATCAATCACGATAATACGTTGAGTGAGACTGAAGCATATTATCAATATAAAGTGCATTTGGCTCCAACCGAAATGCAGGTAGGCCAAAACTTTATTGTTGATAAAGTAACCAGTAATGTTGATTTAGCAAATGGTACTGATGGTATTGTCGACTGGTATCAGTTTAAGATCCCGGTAGATGAGTTTGAAGATATCTATGGCAATATTAGCGACTTTACATCAATTCGATTCATGAGAATGTTCATGAAAGATTTTGAAGAGGATGTGGTTCTTCGATTTGCAACTCTTGATTTAGTTCGTGATGATTGGCGGAGATATGAACAATCTATCAATGAAGATGAATTGGATTTTTCTACTTCGGATGCAGGATTTGATATTACTGCAGTGAATATTGAAGAAAATGCCAGCAAGCAACCAGTAAACTATATTTTGCCTCCGGGAATTGATAGAGTTGTGGATCCTAGTAATCCGCAATTAATTCAATTGAATGAGCAGGCGATATTGTTGAAAGTTACTGATCTTGAGAATGGGAAAGGAAAAGGGGCTTACAAGACCCTTAATATGGACATCAGGAAATATGGTAAACTTAAAATGGATGTTCATGCTGAAGAGATTGAAGGTTTTGCTGTTAGAGATGAAGAAGTGAGCGTATTTATTCGTTTAGGATCTGATTATCAGGATAACTACTATGAATATGAAATTCCATTAAAGTTAACTTCTCCAGGTCTTTACAATGGAGATAATGAAGATGATCGATTGGCAGTTTGGCCTGACGAAAATCGTTTTGATTTTAACCTTCGGTTGTTCCAAACTATAAAGCAACTTCGTAATGATGCTATGAGAGAAGTTGGTTCAACTATTGAATACTCTACGGGGTACAATTTATCTGTGGGAGAGTTGTCAAGTGATGCTGATCCTTTGCACGATGGACATATCGTGAGAATAAAAGGTAATCCAAACCTAGCGAATGTTAAAACTGTAATGGTTGGTATTAAGAATCCTACCAATGATGTTACAGGAAGCGATGATAATCTGCCCAAATCGGCAGAGGTATGGCTAAATGAGTTACGATTAACAGATTTTGATGAAGATGGAGGTTGGGCAGCTAACCTTCGTGTAACAACAAAACTGGCCGATTTTGGTACTGTTACTTGGGCAGGAAGTAAAATTACATCTGGTTTTGGTGGCATCGAAGATGGTGTTAACGATCGATACAAAGATGATATCTTTCAGTATGATTTATCTGCTAGTTTTGAGCTGGGTAAATTTTTCCCTGAAAAATCGGGTGTTCGTATCCCATTGTATTATGCCATTTCAGAAGAAACAATAAGTCCTGAATACAATCCGTTAGATCCAGATATTCCTTTGGATGTAGCATTGGAGAATGCCGCATCTAAAACAGAGCGGGATTCAATTGAAAAAATGTCTCAGGAGTACACCAAAAGGAAGAGTTTTAATCTGACTAATGTCCGTATTGAAAAGGCGGAAGGAAAACCGAAATTGTTTGACGTTTCTAATTTATCTCTTACATATTCCTATAACGAAACCTATTCTCGAGATGTGAATACAGTTCGTGATTTGGAAAAGAATTACAGGGGAGTTATAAGTTATAACTACAATAACCGACCTAAGAATGTTCAACCATTTAAGAGAGTAAAGGCTTTTCAAAAACCAGCATTTCGCTTATTAAAAGATTTTAATTTCTACTACTTGCCAACGCAACTTTCTTTCCGATCGGACATACAACGCTATTATCGTGAAATTGAGAAAAGAAATATAGAAGAACCAGGATTAAAGATTAAACCAACTTTTGATAAGGATTTTATTTGGTATCGCTATTACGATTTAAAGTATAACCTCACAAAAGGATTGAAATTTGATTTCTCAGCGACGAATACATCTCGAATTGATGAACCTGATGGTATTGTTGATAAGGATAGAGACCGTGACACCTACAATATTTGGAAAGATTCAATCTGGAATAATGTTATGGATGGTGGTAGAAATATTCAATATCATCATAATTTTAATCTAACCTATACGGTACCAATTAATAAAATACCTTGGTTTAATTGGACATCTGTAACAGCCCGTTATGCTGGGGCTTATGACTGGAATGCTGGTGCAATTACTGCTGATACTATCGAATTGGGAAATACCATTCGAAATTCAAATAATATTCAGGTAAATGGACAGTTGAATTTGGTTAATCTGTATAATAAAATTGGTATACTGAAAAAAATAAACCGGAAATATAGTTCCAATCGGAAATACAAGAAGAAAACCGAAAACTTCAAGAAGGTAAATTTTGAAAGTACAGTTGATGAATTAAAAGCTGGGATACCGACTTCAATATATCACAAATTGTCAACCGAGGATATTTCTATTAAAGTGTACGATACACAAGGAAAAGAAGTGGCAGTTAAGGTGAAATCAGTAACTGGTAACAGAGCCAAAATTACAGCAAGCGAAAACGTGAAAAACGTTCGTGTGAGAGTAAATGGAAAGCTTTCGGAAAGCAGTAATGTTTTTGAAGCAATAGGTGAAAATATCCTTAGAGTAGTAATGAGTGTGCGTAATATCTCCATTAATTATTCAGAGATTAACTCAACCACTTTGCCAGGATATTTGCCACAAACTAATTACTTTGGAGGGGAAGCTTATAATGGAACGAAGGCTCCGGGCTTTAATTTCTTAATTGGTAATCAAGATACTAATTTTGCCAGAAGTGCGGCTGAGAAAGGCTGGATTACAAATGATGAAGCATTAAATGAACCCTATGTAATGAGTCACACTCAGAATTTGACGATAAGAAGTACCGTTGAACCCGTAAAAGGTTTGAAAATCGATTTAACGGCAAATCGGAATTATTCAAAAAATAGAAGTGAATATTATCTTTACGATTCGGGAAATGATAGTTTTAGTGCCGAAAACCTTGTTAAATCTGGTAACTTCAGCATGAGTTTCTTAAGTTTGAAATCTGCATTCTTTACCATCGGAAATACAGGAGATTACTCATCGGTATATTTCGACGAATTTTTAGAGAATAGAAAATTGGAGTCATCAAGACTAGCCGAAAAACGTTACGGAGATAGTTTTGAGAGTTATTCATTATTGGATGATAAAGGTGAGAATACCGGTTTTTATGAAGGATATGGATCTACCTCTCAGGAAGTATTAATTCCGGCTTTCCTAAAGGCATATGGAAATGGAGGCAAAGGTTACAATAAATTATTCCCGACTATTTCTCGAATGCAACCAAATTGGAGAGTTACATTCGAAGGCTTATCTAAATTACCATTAATTAAGAGGTATTTTAAATCAATAAATTTGAGTCATTCGTATAATGCTACATATAATGTAGGTTCCTACAATACCAATTTAACCTACGAAGAAGGTGATGATGGTTTCAGTATTATCCAAGATATGGCTGATAACTTTTTACCTCTTTACGAAGCCAATTCCATTTCGATAAACGAGCAGTTTAACCCGCTGATTAATATTGATATGATCTGGAAAAACAACATCTCAACTAGTTTTGAAATTAAGCGGACCCGAAATTTAATTCTAGGTTTGTCTAACACGCAATTGACTGAAGTTGCTTCAAATGAAATGATTTTCGGTTTGGGTTATCGATTCGATGATTTTGGAATGATCATTGGCTCTGGATCAAAACAGAAAAAATACAAGAGTGACTTAAGTCTACGTGGAGATTTATCTATTCGTAAGAATAATACGATCATTAGAAAGATTGTTGATGAAGTAAATCAGTTGACATCTGGACAGAAGGTTGTAACCGTGAAGGTAAGTGCAGATTATGTCTTGAGTAATCGATTCAATTTAAGATTGTATTATGATCGTATTGTGAATACTCCTTATGTGTCGCTTTCGTACCCAACTACTACTACCGAATTTGGGGCGAGTATTCGATTTACTCTTTCGAATTAG
- the gcvH gene encoding glycine cleavage system protein GcvH, producing MNVPDNLKYTKDHEWIRVEGDEAFIGVTDFAQGELGDIVFVEVETEGEELDKEEIFGTIEAVKTVSDLFMPIGGEVLEFNDKLEEAPESINSDPYGEGWIVKIKIENAAELEELLSADQYKELL from the coding sequence ATGAATGTACCTGATAATTTAAAGTATACCAAAGATCACGAATGGATTCGTGTTGAAGGCGATGAAGCTTTTATTGGTGTTACTGATTTTGCTCAAGGCGAGCTTGGAGATATCGTTTTCGTTGAAGTCGAAACTGAAGGCGAGGAACTTGATAAAGAAGAAATATTTGGAACTATTGAGGCAGTAAAAACTGTTTCTGATTTGTTCATGCCAATTGGTGGTGAAGTATTGGAGTTCAATGATAAATTAGAGGAAGCTCCAGAATCGATTAACTCTGATCCTTATGGTGAAGGTTGGATCGTAAAGATTAAAATAGAAAATGCTGCTGAATTGGAAGAATTATTATCTGCAGATCAGTACAAGGAATTATTGTAA